Part of the Gemmatimonadota bacterium genome, AGGAACGAGAACTCGGTGGCCGCGGCGCGCGAGAGTCCGAAGGCATAGCCGCCGAGAATGGTGGTCGCCGCGCGCGACGTGCCGGGGATGATGGCCAGCACCTGCGCGAAGCCGATGCCGAGCGCCTGCCGCGGCGTCACCTCGGCGAGCGTCGGCGCCGTCACGGTTGGGCGCCGCCACTCCAGCAACAACATCACGACGCCGCCCACGACGAGCGCCCACGCCACCACCGTCGGCGAGAAGAGATGCGCCTTGATCCAGTGGATGAGGAGCACGCCGGCCACCGCAGCCGGGACGAAGCCGAGGAGCAGCTTCGCCACGAGGTTGCGTTCGGGACCGACGCGCATCATTCGTGTGATGAGGGAGCGCAACGTGGCGCGGTAGTGCCAGATGACGGCGAGAATGGCACCGACCTGGATCACGACCTCGAAGGTGGCCGCGCGTTCGCCGGTGTAGTGCAGCACGTCGCCGACCACGATGAGGTGCCCGGTGGACGACACCGGGAGGAATTCGGTGATCCCCTCGACGAGGCCGAGGATCACGGCGATCAGCAACGGACCGAGGGTCATCGTCCCGCCAGCACGCGATCGTAGAGTGCCTCGTACTGCGGCACCACGATGTCCGAGGAGAAGGTCGCGGCGCGCGCCAAGGCGGCGTCGCGGACCTTGGCGTAGCGCACGGGATCCTTCAGCAGGTCAATCGCGCGGCGCGCCATCGCCTCGACGGATCCCGCCGGTTCGAGAATGCCGTCGACCCCGTCGGTGATCACCTCGGGCAACCCGCCGGTGCGCGCCGCGACGACCGGCGTGCCGCAGGCCATCGCCTCGAGCGCGGCGAGGCCGAAGGACTCGGTCTGCGACGGCAGGAGAAAGAGGTCGGCGGCGGCCAGCAGCGGCGCGACGGTGTCGAGTCGACCGAGGAAGCGGACGTCGGCGGCGATGCCGAGTTCCCGCGCCTCGTGCTCGGCGTCGGCACGATCGGGACCATCACCCACCATGAGCAGCGTCGCCGGCATCGCCTTGCGCACCCGCGCGAAGATCCGGACGACGTCCTTGACCCGCTTCACTTCGCGGAAGTTGGAAACATGCAGCAGCAACCGTTCATCGCCCGGTGCCAGCGACTCGCGCGAGGCCGCGGCCTCGGGGCGGTACTCCAGCAGGTTGATGAAATTCGGGATGACATCGAGGTCGCACGAGACGCAGCCGAACGCGCGGTAGGTCTCGTCGCGCAGGAACTCCGAGACGGCGGTGACGCGATCGGAGCGCTCGATCGAGAACTTGGTGATGGCGTAAAAGGACGCCTCCTGCCCCACCAGCGTGATGTCGGTCCCGTGGAGCGTGGTGATCACCTTGAGGTCGCGTTCGCCGCGCAGCATCTCGCGGGCGAGAAAGGCGGTCGTGGCATGCGGGATCGCGTAGTGCACATGCAACAGGTCCAGGTTCTCCTGCAGGGCCACTTCATACTGGCGCGACGCGAGCGCCAGCGTGTAGGGGTAGTGCTCGAAGAGCGGATAGCGGCTCATCGCCGTATCGACTTCGTGGAAATAGGCGCGCTCGACGTACCCACGCAGCCGGAACGGCGAATCGTAGGTGATGAAGTGCACTTCGTGGCCGCGACGGGCCAGGTCGAGGCCGAGTTCGGTCGCCACGGCGCCGGAACCGCCGTAGGTCGGATAGCAGGTGATGCCGATCTTCATGCGGACTGCTGCTCCCACGCTGCCGCGATGGTGGCGGCGAGCTGCTCGGGGGGACGGGTGGCGTCCAGCACCAGGACGTCGCCGCGAAGTTGATGACGGAACCACGTTTCCTGCCGCTTGGCGTACTGGCGTGTCGCGGTGGCGATCGACGAAATCAGGAGGTCGCGTGGCAGGCGACCCTGCAGGACGGCCACGGCCTCCCGCACGCCGATGCCATCCATCCCGGGGCCCTCGATCGGCGCGCCATCGGCCAACGCCGCCGCGACCTCCTCGAGCAGACCCCGCTCCAGCATCGCCGTCGTGCGCGCCAGGATGCGCTGGTGGAGGAGATGGCGCGGGGCGGTGAGCCGCACCGTCCACGGCGTCACGACGCCCTGCGCCTTCGCCGCGGCCTGCCACCACGACAGCGGTTGCCCGGTGAGGAGGGCGATCTCGATCGCCCGGGCCGCGCGATGCCGCCCCCCTTCCCCACGATAGCCGCGATCGAGCCGCCCGGCCCAGCGCACCAGGGTGGCGTTGTCCATCCGATCGATCGCATGCGCGAGTGCCTCGCGGGCGCGCGGATCGATCGACGGTTCGGCGAAGAGCCCATCCACCAGCGCACGCACGTAGAGCCCGGTGCCGCCAACGACCACCGGGAGTTTGCCATGCTCCCGGACCGTCTCGATCGCCGTCGCCGCCTCGAGCGCAAAGCGTCCGGCACTGTACCGTTCACCGGGACGCACCACGTCGACCAGGTGGTGCGGGACGCGATCGCGTTCCTTGCGCGTGGCCTTCGCCGTGGCGATGTCGAGACCCCGATAGATCTGGCGCGAGTCGGCGGAGATGACCTCGAGCGGCCAGTGGGCGGCGAGCGCGAGGGCGATGGCCGTCTTGCCGACGCCCGTCGGCCCCACGAGAATCGGCGTCCTAGCGTCGACCAAAGCGTCGCTCCAATTCTTCGCGCGGCAGTTGCACGATCGTCGAGCGGCCGTGCACGTCGTGCGGCGGCAACTCGCAGGCGAAGAGGCGGATGAGCAGCTCGCGCATCGAGCGGTCGTCCAGCCGCTGCCCGGCCTTCACCGCGGCGCGGCAGGCGTAGGTGGCGGCAAAGCGCTCGAGGCGGTTGGCCCAGCCGCCGAAGCGACCGCGGGCCAGGTCGGCCACCATCTCCCGAAAGCAGGCCACCGCATCGAAGCGCGGGTGCGGGTTGGGCACGCCGTGCACGGCCACCGCGCGCCCACCGAAGGGCTCCACCTCGAAACCGATCC contains:
- a CDS encoding undecaprenyl-diphosphate phosphatase, which encodes MTLGPLLIAVILGLVEGITEFLPVSSTGHLIVVGDVLHYTGERAATFEVVIQVGAILAVIWHYRATLRSLITRMMRVGPERNLVAKLLLGFVPAAVAGVLLIHWIKAHLFSPTVVAWALVVGGVVMLLLEWRRPTVTAPTLAEVTPRQALGIGFAQVLAIIPGTSRAATTILGGYAFGLSRAAATEFSFLLAIPTIIGAATLDLAKSWQLFTMADAPMFAVGLVVSFVSALVVIRGFLRYVERHSFTVFAWYRIVFGLGLLLFLARRGG
- the bshA gene encoding N-acetyl-alpha-D-glucosaminyl L-malate synthase BshA, giving the protein MKIGITCYPTYGGSGAVATELGLDLARRGHEVHFITYDSPFRLRGYVERAYFHEVDTAMSRYPLFEHYPYTLALASRQYEVALQENLDLLHVHYAIPHATTAFLAREMLRGERDLKVITTLHGTDITLVGQEASFYAITKFSIERSDRVTAVSEFLRDETYRAFGCVSCDLDVIPNFINLLEYRPEAAASRESLAPGDERLLLHVSNFREVKRVKDVVRIFARVRKAMPATLLMVGDGPDRADAEHEARELGIAADVRFLGRLDTVAPLLAAADLFLLPSQTESFGLAALEAMACGTPVVAARTGGLPEVITDGVDGILEPAGSVEAMARRAIDLLKDPVRYAKVRDAALARAATFSSDIVVPQYEALYDRVLAGR
- the miaA gene encoding tRNA (adenosine(37)-N6)-dimethylallyltransferase MiaA yields the protein MVDARTPILVGPTGVGKTAIALALAAHWPLEVISADSRQIYRGLDIATAKATRKERDRVPHHLVDVVRPGERYSAGRFALEAATAIETVREHGKLPVVVGGTGLYVRALVDGLFAEPSIDPRAREALAHAIDRMDNATLVRWAGRLDRGYRGEGGRHRAARAIEIALLTGQPLSWWQAAAKAQGVVTPWTVRLTAPRHLLHQRILARTTAMLERGLLEEVAAALADGAPIEGPGMDGIGVREAVAVLQGRLPRDLLISSIATATRQYAKRQETWFRHQLRGDVLVLDATRPPEQLAATIAAAWEQQSA